In Acanthopagrus latus isolate v.2019 chromosome 23, fAcaLat1.1, whole genome shotgun sequence, the genomic window TGTAGCAGCGTTGCGACAGAGACGGAGAATTCAAACGACATGAATGTAGAAAATAATCATAcggcagaaacagagagggagcaaACGAAGAACGGCAACGAGACAATCACCATTCAGACCACGTTAGGAGACGAAGGTAAGTCCTCCGCCGAGCTGAAACCATCATGAAACATTTATCTAACATTGTGTTTGGGCCTAGCTAACTTCCATCGTGAAACGTTGCTAGCAGCTAGCTGCCGTTAGCAACAACATTAGCTAGTTTGCCTCCCTGTCGCAGCTTTGCTCAGATTAGAAGTGCAGCCCCCGTCAGCGGTTTTTACAGAAGTTGACACAAACTAGGTGGTACCCGAGCAGCGCTGTGGCCTCATGAAGTTGTCTCACGCCGATATGTGTTGTTCAGATGAAGATGTGCACAAGTGTGGACGCTGTCAGACCGAGTTCTCCACGCTGGAGGCTTTCATCCAGCACAAGTTGCAACAGAGCTGCAGACGCGCGGAGGCACGGGAGGCGAGCGGCGAGGACGCCGGTCAGGAGGTACGAACTGGGATGATGCGTGGGTTTATATTCAGTAACTACAATAAACACCAGAGGCAGAAAAACTGAATGGTGATTTCTACTGTTTTGACAGGTTACTGCAGCCAATGAGAGTTCTTCAGaggtgaaaacagctgcaggagcagccTCAGACGAGCTCGAGAAGAACTCGAATGGTGGGTCAACTCTAGGAATGTAACTAGCTTCTTATCGTTAGTTAACTTGCTATCCTTTTCCCTAATTTCTGTTATGTTTGGCTTATAAAATAGGGAAAATGGtaattagggttagggttagggattGAACCCATCAATCCTAACCCCAAACATTTCAGATTACTGTCATGTATATCACAGAAGGGACTAAAATCCACACATCTCATCTTGATAAAGGATAAAACCTAAACACTTAACAGGTTGAAAACTATGCTGATTAACATAGTTTTAAGCTGTGAATTGTATCTTAAATCTACAGGGGGCTTGAAttgtaatgttgttgttttttttcacacagaccAAAGCAGTGCTCCGTTGGGTCGAGGTCGCAGGAAGAAAATCGTTTCACTCAAAGCCACCAATCAGTCAGATGGGACTGCTGAGCGATCCATAGCTCAGAGTGCTGTCAGTGACAGGCATGTTTACGAAGTCAGCCAGGATGGACGCTACATTTGCCAACTTTGTgacaagacatttaaaacagtgaGTGTCACgtttcatttgtgtgtgccTCTTGTATCGAGAAATGAATTTTGTATTTTCCTCTAAGGGTACCTGAGATGATTGAGTGTTTATCCAAATAATGTGCagagttttgtcttttttaacatgtttttttcttttttttttgcccaacaGACCAACATCTTAAGGACTCACATGAAAACTCACAGTGACCAGAAGAACTTCTCATGTGACCTCTGTGGGACCTCCTTTCGCACAAAAGGCTCCCTGATTCGCCATAATCGTCGTCACACTGGTACAGACAGTAAAGTAGGACTGTTTTTGTCTCAAATTGACATCCTTTCTTAAGTTTTATCCGATAGTCAGGCTGTTGTCTTCCTGTTCTCTTGCAGATGAGCGGCCATATCGCTGTAACCTATGTGGCCAGTCCTTCAGAGAGTCGGGTGCCCTCACCAGACACCTCAAGGCCCTCACACCCTGCACAGAAAAGATCCGCTTTGTTCAGTACAAGGAGATCTTGGTCAGCAAAGATGGAAtacaaaaaggtcagatttaTACCGCATGAGTCAAGTGTGTTAATGTTGAAGAGTGTACAGTCtattcaaagcaaaacagttaTTGATTGAATACTTAAGAATTTTGAAACATTGACTAAGTAGCACTGGATCTGAAAGTAGATTTAGAATAGCTCAGGAAGTGAGAGTTTGTTGAGGAACTGACAGGTCTGTATGAATTGTCAAGGAGTTGAAGATGACCGCGCTGCAGTAGCAGGACATCAAGAGGTTGTGGTTGTTGAGCAAcagccagaggaggaagaagaggagcagcaggaggaggaggagatggtcGAGGCTCAGACTGCTGTCGTCAGTGTGGTTGAAGCTGGTTCCCAAGAGGTCCTCCATCAGGTCCACTTTACCATGGAGGTGGATGGAACAACGCAGGAGCAACAGGTGAGTGGTGGGAGGGTGCACATTTGGCcaacaaaacacactctttGACGGTGCTTTTTAGTACAATTTTTGCgatgataaagaaaaaggtGAGACAAAGATTTAAAACTCTTTCATGAACTGTTATCTTGACTTGTTGCTCTGCCTCTGGCCAGGTGGTGGTAGAGCAGTCTCAGGCGGAGGccttggctgctgctgcagcagcaggtgacagCCTCATCTGCCAAGCCATCATCAACTCTGGCATCGCCCTGGGGACGGAAGAAGCTGTGGTTGAGGAGACTTCGCAGGTGACCGAGGAGATACATAAAGTGGATTCTGACTCACCTGATGCCGATGAGGGTGTAACTGAGATCCATGTTAAAGAAGAGTttgtggaggtggagatggaggcagaggtAAGGAGGAAACTGTTAATATGTTGCACTGTGTTTGAAGACATGTCTTGCACTTctaatttattatatttcatattgATTGTTATTTTCTACATCAGTTTGTCCTTTTTTGGCTTTAACTCTACAAGTAAGAGATCTAGTATCTGACTCCAATGATAAGTCTTTTTTACCGTCCTTTGTCCCCAATAATAGAAAAActaaatcttttcattttttattgaatccatcacaacaaaaactttcatttgtttttcctaGTAACTCCTGACAGTCTTTGCAGTGAGCTGCAGAGAACAGAGCACACAGTGCCTCTGCAAACATTTCTatcctctgctgctggtttcatTCAGCATCCGGGAGGAATGCTTTATTCACATTTCGATTTGCTTTCAAAGGGCAAGAAACAGAAAGCTATCAGTCACTCATGAGAACTGACTGAGGAAACGCTGACCTGATCACCTGATCTCAGCAAAACTGGATGTAGGTTTGGTTTTGCAGTTATTATTTTCTAgtgtttcatttctgcttttgtttctcttgcAGGAAGAAGGTGATGGAGACAATCAGACAACCTCAAAACTGCACACGTGTCCACACTGTAATCGCTCCTTCAAGGGACTGAATTATTTCCGCTTTCACGTCAAGGGCCATTTGGGTGAGTCTGTAACAACTGATTATGATTCACAACATCATTGTATGCTGCCACCTTAAGATCATTTCAATCAACGGTTGTCAAGACATGAAATCAATCCAACATTTGCCCCTTTTAGGAAATATATTTGAATGTTAGCaaacttttgtttgttgatgCAGGTTACAAGCCCTTTAAGTGCACACTGTGCCATAAAGAGTTTCTGACTGGTTACctgctgaagaaacacatgGAGGTCCATGTCAGTGAGAGGAGGTACAAGTGCGGTGAGTGTGGCAAGCTGTACAAAACCATCGGGCATGTACGTGAGCACATGAGGGCCCACTCGGATGAAAGACCCTACCACTGTGCGAGGTGCAACAAGGGGTACAAGACCAAGGTGATTTTCTAGATATTAATCCCCGTGCTGATTTAAACTGGGTCATAAAAAGGCATTCTGTGCAGTCTCTAACTTACCTCTTTGTCGTGCTTAGAATGCCTTGCAGGTGCATCAGCGGACACACGGTGATGAGAAGCCCTATGTATGCGAGTTCTGCTTGAGGGGGTTCAGGGAGAAAGGTTCTCTGGTGCGACATATCCGCCATCACACCGGAGAGAAGCCCTTCAAGTGCCCAAAGTGCAAGCGAGGGTTTGCTGAGCATGGGACTCTCAATCGGCACATGCGCGCTAAAGGTCAGTCTTAAGTGCGATCAGTGGACAACAAAACTTTAGAGAAAACAAGTGTTTGCACACAGAACTAATGGCTCAACCTGTGATCTGCACCAGGAGGCTGCCACAAGGACGATTCTGGTGAGCAACAGGGCGCAGTTACAGAGGAACAGGCATCGGCGGACAGCCTTGCCACAGCAGCCATCATCTCAGAGGATCCTCACGCTGTCCTGGTGGAGTTCTCCTCAGTGGTGGCAGACACACAGGAGTACATCATCAAGGTGAGCCTTGTGGAAGCGATGTTAAGAGGTAAATGTTCACAGACAGTTTTAATTTTGAGGACCCTCTATGGGTAAATCATCAGTGTCACAACAGTTCTTTCTTTTACTGGAGAATCATTTAAGCTATTGTGGtcctacaaaacacaaatccaCTTCTGAGCCCCTGTTTAGATGAGAAAAGTCTCTGGAAGCTAGTGTAAGACATTAGAGTAGTAACTGAATTTGCATGAATTTCTTGCtcttgcatttgttttgtttcagatacaaaaaaaaaaacactgaacaggaGATATGAACAAAGCTCTTCAAGAAAAACATCTCTCCCTGCAAAGATAAATGGTCCAAAAATACATCTGATCAGTGTGTAGGTCTGATCCATGGCTGCAGGAAACAATAGTGTTGGAGCTATCGATCGTTATGTGGCTCAACCAATTACTAAATCCAAAGCCTCACATCATACTGTGTGCTATTGACGACTAATTGACTGAGGATGAGACTAGAATTTATGGGCACCCTGATGGTCATCTATTTTGAAGGACTAATGATTTGTGTTGGAGACATAACACGTCTTGAGCACAGTAAAACTAAACATGAAAGATGTCTTCGGCACATATCATAGACAAATGCTCATTCTCTCCTTTATTGAAAGATAATTGaatactgtttttaatgtgctgCTTCTCACATATCCTCTAGACTCAAATGGAGGAGGATGTGCAGGAAGAACAGGTTACACTCATTCAAGACAGCCAAAACGAGGTCAGTACACACCTGAGACCATCTGTATATTCTGAAGCAGTTGCCGAGTGTGAGAATCTCGGGGTTGATAATGATTCACCAAAGCATCTAATAAGAGTTGTCAATTGGATTTACATAATCTTCTAATCCCACCTCCAcctttttaaatcaaacctCTCTCTTGGCAGATGGGAAACCACATCATGAAAGTCGTGCAGCGAATCGTCAGCCAGTCGCACGGCGCCGGCGGAAGCGGCAGCCGCCAGATCATTGTGCGCAACGTAGCCGTGAACGAAGAGGGCGCGTCCATCTCGGACTGTGGCGACACCATCACCATCGCGACGCCCGAGAGCCTGACGGAGCAGGTGGCCATGACGCTGGCCTCCGCCATCAGCGACGGCACGCTGCTGGCCACTGCGGGGACCGTGGAGACGCCCGAAGGGACTGTTACTATTACCACAGAGGAGGCAGTGGAGGAGGGAATACAGGTGTTGCAGCAACAAGAGGAGTATGTCATCACCTCcccagaggaggtggagattCAGACTGTTATTGTATGATGAAAGAGAGAACAGTATGGACTGTGGCTCGACTTAACCTGTGTAGCCAACTATTGTAGAGGTTGTACGAGCTTCATGTGGACATTTGATTACAAAACAAAGGCCAAAGTGTTAATAAGGTTTATAGTTACAGAAACTGAACAACTacaaagaagtgtgtgtgaagcataaaaGAATGAGTGTTTAGGATTACTTGCCCTGTCATGGGTTTAATTTTTGTGGATTGATTTACTAAAATTAACCTCTGCTCGCTAATTTCTGAAATTTTTGGTGCATTCAATTTAGagttgcaatatgtaagatatggccagaattttagtttaaacttATCAACAAAtcaactaaaatgatcaacagagtgtgaagaaataagTTTGTCAGATTCGTTGATGTATGGTTTTTCAGCGATGTCTTCTGGACCTGGCGTGCTAGCCACTTTTTTTAGTtcaataaatgaacaaatacactCCGAAATGATAGGAAATATGTTTACACAAATATTCCAGATTACACAGAAAAAATAGAACTGCACTCCTGTGGATACTCAAGTCAGCTAAGgtccactagctgcacggctaactagctaacggtgGCTAGTTGCTACAGCCATACCGTAGATAGCTAGATCAAATAAAATAGCAGTTTGTGGTTCTGTTGATTTGTTGCCCTGATTTGTTTGCAGTGACCTTTAGAAgttggccaattcttacacattgcaccttttttgAGACAATAATGAACTAGATTAATTTTCTAAGGTTTTTGTTTCAAAGGTCTGAACAGATGCTTATTACTTTTCATCTTGTACAAACTGAActtgtctttgcttttttatCAGTTGAAGCCtggtctcttcttcttcactgcttttcttttactACCTAAACGACGTCAGCTAATTGCAGTTTCTACTTCTGCTGTCTGATGTCGTCTCCCCTCTGAAATGTGATGCCATTTAAAGACTGACCcgtcgtgtgtgtgcgtgtgtgtgtgtgcatgagtgcgTGGCAGAGTGTTGCTCTCCTGAGCTGGTCAGTCTGAATGCATCTTTAAGCATGACGGATACACCCGATGttcaaaatgtgttcagtttaCAGAAGCAGTGTTTGCATCAAATAAATGATATATTCTTATACAGGAGGCTCCCACGTACCTTTGTTGGTATCCTGTTTTTATAATTGAGAATGGTGACCTTCAGTGCGTAATTAAGATGTGCATTTGTTGAGGATGAGAGGAAGCAACCACATAGAACTGTGTCGCGGTCGACCCCCGACTGAGAGCACTTTTTAATCCAGCAAATTCTAACATGAACCTACTTTTTCTAAAGCAgtatctgagagagagagagaaactttcaAGATGGGATACTTTCCGCCTCTCTCACTGTTACAGAAATACATAGCTATGGCCTTGTGACAGTTTTTTCAGTCGTAACGCCAGAATACATTTCTCTTGCTATGTACATTTCTTCAAATCCACAGATTTTTAAAGTTTCCTTATTTTGCAGCTTTGTATTTATTAAGGTTTTCTATTTTTCCCCTGTctcaacactgtgcttatgcgCTGCTTGAGTGTCGGCACTATAACCTCTTGGTCggggttagaaaaacatcatggtttggtttaaaatacctgttttggtcaccacgaTCACAGATGTAGGTGATGCCctcaaaaaacacttgttttttcccactggtgtgactcaaactgcGCTCAGCTGTTGGCTTGTAAATCACCATCCCcattctttcctcctcctgatgtgaaaggtgTCTAATAAGTATATAATGTATACAACGCTTTGCATAAATGTCGACCTTggagtggtttgcagaaaccttTGCTGCTAACATTACATCCTGGCGACTATGAGTGAGGTGGTTTCCACATTCATAGTTGGCATCATGTCATGCCTTTGTTGCTATACTGTATTCACgtatcaatgtttttttttttcatcggtTCGATCAGCCTGTCAGTTATTTTCCCGAACAATCGATAGGTTGTTTGCTGTATAAAGTATCAGTGTTTCCCTAagtctaaaatgtcaaatgacttttttttttttttttgtctacagcccaaatatattcagtttacttcCAGGTAAAGAACTCCGAAAATACTCGCTTTAAAATGCTGGAATCAAAGActtcttcttcaaaaaaaacaaaacaaaacataactaCTCAAACCTGTTATCTAAAATGTTGACAAATGATCTATTGACTGTTGCAGCTCTCATTATTATTCCAGTGTTTCGGCcctatttcatttcttttccttgtttttttcttttttttagaagtgTGTGGCAGTAGCGTGAATGTCATCCACCATCTCATCATGGGAATACCAGCTGCtctgaaagcacacacacacacacacacacacacacctgccaggTAAAACACAGCATCCACTgctccagcttcctctgggACTTGTGCACATCACAAGGTTCTTTCTGACCGACACGCCGAGGAACCGAGCCATGCTGTTTGTCTTGTGTCACTCTGGTATTTGTAATCCTCTGCTAATTTCCGCCGCGTCTGCCTTAGCTGAGATACGGCTGCATTTGATGTAACCTTGAGCGTATCTGCAGGCTCCATCTCTGTAACTGGTGCTCCAGTACTGAGGTTAACACAGCCGCTATAATCAGAGAAGTGTCCCTGGCTGGTACATCACACAGTTTCTGGGTCAGTCCCCAGCCCTCTGAGAGGGGCCCCATCTACATGAGCAACcgaggaagacagagagtgagggtgggagagagagagggagtgggaaAGGTATTTATAGAAAAATGGGGCTTCGCAGTACCTTTTCTTGCAAAGAACCATTTCAGGACCAAGTGAGCGTGTCCCAGTTTCCTGGTAGTCGCTCAGCCATAGGGTTTGgactgaggctgaggctggacCGCCTCACCCAGGATGGAGAGCCTGACATTCAGACGCTCTCCCCTTTCCTCCGGCCTTCCTCTCCTCGGCTCCAGACCGCTGGTTCTCTGATTGAGAAAAGGAGGCGCCCAGAAAGCCCGCAAATGTGACCTTTTGGGCGCGCTTGATTTGGCTAGCTGGGTAGAGGCTTTTGGAGGCAGTGAGCTCAGGTGAGGAGCAGCGCGAGGGTGTCAGAGGACACTCCGTGGCTGCATCGACCTCCAGACCGGGGGTGAAGGGACGCTGGCTGGAACGTGCCCTGCCGCAAGCCGGGCAAGGATGAGGCGTTTCCTGAGCAGAAAGGGCCGCTTCTCCCTGCGCCAGAGCAAGTCTGGGACCCGGAGCGCCTCCAAAGATTTCTGTAAGTCTCTGAATCATagtgtttgtttcatctgctggaggtgagatgaggaggagagtgtaAAAGGAGCTGAGATGGTGCATTCGGTGCTCAGGCTGGAGAGAATGGGACAAGTCTTGACGGGTGGGGAGAAAAGATTACAATCTCCGGCTCTGTCAGTGATTTCCCAATCTATTTTAGATCAATAATCAGCTGTGGTTTGATGCTTTCCGTTCAGCAAGCTGACACTGAGTTCTGTGGCTCTTTTGAGTCTTTCGTTTTgatatcatgttttattcactcaGCCACATCTCACCCTGAATATGAAGCCCTCGCGCTCCAGTCAGATCTGATTCCTCTCCGCAGCAGATCTGACATTCCCgcatttctttgtctttgcacAGACTTATTCTCTCACTTCtcgtgcactttttttttttgttacttttcttACTTCCCGTCTCTAATTTAGTCTTTTTTCCCGTCTGTCTgacttctcctctgtctcccgCCTTTGTGAGCCTCTGATCTGCTGCAAAAGGAAAAAGGCAGTTTGGTGCTGCTGATTTGAAGGATGACTGCATGCATTTTGTGTATCTACACTTATGACATGCGCTCTGTTATATGTGAAAATTAGAGGTGTCTTGTCTGATTTTGCACTTTGGAGCATTTTCATCATATTGTAAGTTCAAAATTCAAGATGGGAG contains:
- the e4f1 gene encoding transcription factor E4F1, with product MNVENNHTAETEREQTKNGNETITIQTTLGDEDEDVHKCGRCQTEFSTLEAFIQHKLQQSCRRAEAREASGEDAGQEVTAANESSSEVKTAAGAASDELEKNSNDQSSAPLGRGRRKKIVSLKATNQSDGTAERSIAQSAVSDRHVYEVSQDGRYICQLCDKTFKTTNILRTHMKTHSDQKNFSCDLCGTSFRTKGSLIRHNRRHTDERPYRCNLCGQSFRESGALTRHLKALTPCTEKIRFVQYKEILVSKDGIQKGVEDDRAAVAGHQEVVVVEQQPEEEEEEQQEEEEMVEAQTAVVSVVEAGSQEVLHQVHFTMEVDGTTQEQQVVVEQSQAEALAAAAAAGDSLICQAIINSGIALGTEEAVVEETSQVTEEIHKVDSDSPDADEGVTEIHVKEEFVEVEMEAEEEGDGDNQTTSKLHTCPHCNRSFKGLNYFRFHVKGHLGYKPFKCTLCHKEFLTGYLLKKHMEVHVSERRYKCGECGKLYKTIGHVREHMRAHSDERPYHCARCNKGYKTKNALQVHQRTHGDEKPYVCEFCLRGFREKGSLVRHIRHHTGEKPFKCPKCKRGFAEHGTLNRHMRAKGGCHKDDSGEQQGAVTEEQASADSLATAAIISEDPHAVLVEFSSVVADTQEYIIKTQMEEDVQEEQVTLIQDSQNEMGNHIMKVVQRIVSQSHGAGGSGSRQIIVRNVAVNEEGASISDCGDTITIATPESLTEQVAMTLASAISDGTLLATAGTVETPEGTVTITTEEAVEEGIQVLQQQEEYVITSPEEVEIQTVIV